GGCGGCCCGGCTCCAGCGTTTCACTGCGCCGGAGGACGGCGTGCGCCAGGTGGTGGAGGGCAAGGCCGACGCCTTTATTTATGATGCGCCCTACAACCTGATCGCCATGACCCGGCCCGAGAACAGCGCATTACTGACGCTTGAGCAACCTTTTACCTTCGAACCCCTGGCGTTCGGCCTGAAAAAGGGTGATTACGACAGCGTCAACTGGATCAATCACTTCCTCAATCAAGTGGCCCAGGACGGCACCTACGATCAATTGCACGACAAGTGGTTCAGGGACACTGCCTGGCTCGCGGAGATTGAATGATCGTCATAACTACTTACACATCAACTCATTAGCGAGTCCGTGCAGCGACCTGTCTAGGTCTTTAGTCAGGCGCCGTGCGGTAGGGTCTCTCTTGCCGGCGTCAATAACATTTAGTCGTGAAACCTTTGTGACGGGCAACGAGTGGGTTAGGATCGCACCCCGAAATAGCGCAGCCCATAGCGCGCCAACCTTATAAAAACCGTTCAGGGGACTTGATGATGAAAAAGTATCTTTCGATGCTGATGCTCGGCGTCACCGCGCTGGTGGCGGCCACTGCGGCACAGGCCGGCGCCATCGATGATGCGGTCAAGCGCGGCACGCTGAAAGTCGGCATGGACCCGACCTACATGCCGTTCGAAATGACTGACAAACGTGGCGAAATCATCGGCTTCGAAGTCGACATCCTCAAGGCCATGGCCAAGTCCATGGGCGTCAAGCTGGAGCTGGTGTCCACCGGCTACGACGGCATCATCCCGGCCTTCCTGACCGGCAAGTTCGATATGATCGGCAGCGGCATGACCCTGACCCAGGAGCGCAACCTGCGCCTGAACTTCAGCGAACCCTTCATCGTGGTGGGCCAGACCCTGCTGATTCGCAAGGAGCTGGAAGGCACCATCAAGTCCTACAAAGACCTGAACGACGAAAAATACCGCCTGACCTCCAAACTGGGCACCACTGGTGAGATGGTTGCCAAAAAGCTGATCGCCAAAGCCAAGTACCACGGCTATGACAACGAGCAGGAAGGGGTGCTGGACGTGGTCAACGGCAAGGCGGACGCCTTTGTCTACGACGCGCCGTACAACGTAGTGGCCGAGAAGAAAGTCGGCAATGGCAAGCTGGTGTTCCTCGACGAACCCTTTACCTTTGAGCCCCTGGCGTTCGGCTTGAAGAAAGGCGACTACGACAGCGTCAACTTCATCAACAACTTCCTGCACCAGATCAAGAACGACGGCACCTACGATCGCATCCATGACAAGTGGTTCAAGAGCTCCGAGTGGCTCAAGGACATGGAATAAGGCTTAAGACCGAGTTGCCTGTATCGGGGGCAAGCCCCCTCCCACAGGGAAACGCATTCCAAATGTGGGAGGGGGCTTGCCCCCGATGGCGGCCTACCAGGCAACACCTATGCGGACAGTGAAATGAAACAGAAAAAAGCCCAATGGCCCTGGCACCTGCTGACCGTGGTCGTGCTGGTCGGCCTGGCGGGCGCCTTGTACTACGCCACCTCGTTGATGTCTTATGAATGGCGCTGGAATCGCGTACCACAGTACTTCGCCTATCAGGCCGAAGAGGCGCAGCGTGCAGCCGATGTTTCCACCGTCATTGAGCTGGTACGCCAAGGCGATGTGGCCGAGGTGACTTTGCGCAACGATGCCGGAGCCGAGCAAAAGGTGACGGTCGCCGACAACAGCCTGCAAGTGGCGCGCGGCGATGATGTGGCTGAAGGTGACGTCATCGGTGTCAACCGTCATTGGGCATTGGGCCCGCTGATGTGGGGCTTGTGGACCACGCTGTGGTTGTCGGTGGTGTCCGGTATCCTGGGCCTGGCGATCGGCCTGGCCACTGGCTTGTGCCGGCTGTCCCGCAACCCGACCTTGCGCGACCTGTCGACGATCTACGTCGAACTGGTGCGCGGTACGCCGCTGCTGGTGCAAATCTTCATTTTCTATTTCTTTATCGGCACGGTGCTCAACCTGTCCCGGGAGTTTGCCGGGATCGCGGCGCTGTCGCTGTTCACCGGTGCCTACGTGGCGGAAATCGTACGTGCCGGTGTGCAATCGATCACCCGTGGCCAGAACGAGGCAGCGCGCTCCCTGGGCTTGAGCGCCAGCCAGTCGATGCGGCATGTGGTGCTGCCGCAGGCCTTCAAACGCGTCCTGCCGCCGCTTGCCGGTCAGTTCATCAGCCTGGTCAAAGACACCTCGCTGGTCTCGGTGATCGCAATCACCGAGCTGCTCAAGAGCGGGCGCGAAGTGATCACTACCTCGTTTTCACCCTTTGAAATTCTGTTCTGTGTGGCAGGCCTTTACCTGCTGATCAACCTGCCGCTGTCGAAAATGGCCAGCCGGCTTGAGCGGAGGCTCGCGCAAAGTGATTGAAGTCCGCGATCTGGTAAAAGTCTTCGACACCCGTGGCCACGTAGTGCGCGCCGTGGACCATGTCACCACTCAGGTAGCCAAGGGTGAAGTGCTGGTGGTGATCGGCCCGTCCGGTTCCGGCAAGTCTACCTTTCTGCGCTGTCTTAACGGGCTGGAGGAATTCGATTCAGGCTCGGTCAGCATCGACGGTTTGCAGCTGGCCGATCCGAAGACCGATGTGAACGCCTACCGCCGTGAAGTCGGCATGGTGTTCCAGCATTTCAACCTGTTCCCCCACATGACCGTTCTGGAAAACCTGTGCCTGGCGCAAAAGGTCGTGCGCAAGCGCGGCAAGCGAGAACGAGAAGCGAAGGCCCTGGCGTTGCTGGAGAAGGTGGGTATCGCCCAGAAAGCCAATGAATTTCCGTCGCGCCTTTCCGGAGGCCAGCAGCAGCGGGTGGCGATTGCCCGAGCGCTGGCAATGGAGCCCAAGGTGATGCTGTTTGACGAACCGACCTCGGCGCTGGACCCGGAAATGGTCGGCGAAGTGCTCGACGTCATGAAGACCCTGGCCCTGGAAGGCATGACCATGGTCTGCGTCACCCACGAGATGGGCTTTGCCCGCGAGGTGGCGGACCGGGTGCTGTTCTTCGATCATGGCAAATTGCTGGAAGACGCGGCGCCGGCCGAGTTCTTCGAAGCACCCAAAGACCCGCGGGCCCAGGCTTTCCTGCGCCAGGTTTTATAAATGTGGGAGGGGGCTTGCCCCCGATAGCGGTGTAACAGTCAATACATTAGGGACTGACACTCCGCCATCGGGGGCAAGCCCCCTCCCACATTGGATTTCCATCGCTTGCAATTGATGTTTCAGAGCTTGAATTTGGCGACCAGCGTCTGCAGATCCACGCTCAACCGCGTCAATTGAACACTCGCTGCGGCCGTTTCCTCGCTGGCGGCGGCGGTCTGTTCCGATACATCCCGTACCTTCAACACACTGCGATTGATCTCCTCGGCCACCGCGCTTTGCTGTTCGGCGGCGGCGGCAATCTGCGGGTTCATTTCCTGGATCACCGATACCGTGCGGGCAATCGCCGCCAGGGCCTCGCCGGCGTCGCGGGTCAGGGCAACGCTGTTGTCGGTCAGGCTGCGGCTGCTGTCCATGATGTCCGCTACCTGCTGGGTGCCGTTATGCAGGCCCAGGATCAATCCTTCGATTTCTTCGGCTGATTCCTGTGTTCGCTGGGCCAGGCTGCGTACCTCGTCGGCGACTACGGCGAACCCTTGGCCGGCACTGCCCGCGCGCGCCGCTTCGATGGCGGCGTTCAGGGCCAGCAGGTTGGTCTGTTGGGACAAGGACTTGATAACGTCGAGCACGCTGGCGATCTTCTGGCTTTCCTGTTGCAGGGTCAGCATGGCACGACCGGACAAAGCCATTTCACTGGCCAGGTTGCCGATCTGCTCAACCGCTTGAGTGACCACCTGCTCGCCGGCGCCGGCCTGCTGGTCTGCTTCGTTGGCGGCAACGGACGCGCGTTCGGCATGGCGTGCGACTTCCTGGGCGGTAGCGAGCATTTCATTCATCGCCGTGGCCACCTGGTCGGTTTCATCTTTCTGGTCGTTGAGCCCGTTGCGCGTCTGTTCAGTCACGGTGGACAACTGTGTCGCCGCACCGGCGATCTGGCGGGCGCTGTCACCGATGCTGCTGATCAGGCTGCGCAGGCTGCGGGTCATTTGCCCGATGCTGTGTTGCAGTTGGCCCAGTTCGTCGCGGCGCTCTACCTGGGTATCGTGGCTCAAGTCGCCCTGGGCAACACGGTTGGCGGCGATAAGGATTTCACGCAGCGGCGAAGCGATCTGCCGGGCAATCCACCACGCGGCCAGGGCGCCCAGCACGAGCGCAGCCAGCGTGACGCCGATCATCAAGGTGCGCGTCTGGTTGGCCTCTTCATTGCGCTTGGTGTTCTGGCTCTGGCTCAACAGGTTACTTTTCTCACGCAACGCGTTGAGCTGCTGCTCGAAGCGGTTTTGCACGGTCTCGACGTTGAGCTGGGCTTCCTTGAGCTTGACCAGTTGTGCCCGATAATTGGCCAGGTCGGCTTTGAGCAGCGCCGAATCCACCGGCAGTGTGGTCACGGCGGCCTGTGCGATATCCAAGGCGTCCAGCGTCTGGCTGGCGGCCTCGGCATAGGCCTGTAACGATTCGGCCGCCCAGGCCGGGTTCTGGGCGCGATCCTCAGCCTGCTCCATGGCTTGGCGCAGTTGCTCGATGGTATCGAGCGCCTTTTCGTCATTCTGGTCGGGCAGGTCGCTGGCGAATTCGGCCAGGGTGTCACTGGCTTGCAGGGCGGACGTCTTCAGCGCCGGGCGTATATTCTCGCGCTGTTCGATCAAGGCGGGTAGCTGCGCCAGCGCGGTCTTGAAATCGGCGACCAGGCGTACCGCCTCTTCATTACGTTGCACGTCCACCGGGTCTATCAGACGATGTGAAAGCTCTGCCAGATGCTGGTCGATTTTTTCGATCTTCTGCGCCATCTGGCCAAGGCTGGCTTTGTCCGCCAGGGTGCGGTATACGATGCGATCGGCGCGCATGGCCTCGGCATATACGGCCAGCTGGCCCAGGCTCGTCAAGCTGTCGGAGCGATAAAGCACGGCGTTCAGGGCCTGCCAGCCCGTTGCAGCGATGATGAAGCTGAGCATCAGCACTTGGCCAAAACCCAGCGCGAGCTTGAGGCGTACGCTGGCGTTCACCAGCATGCGGGTCAGCCGAGATAACATGGCGCACCTCCCATTCAGAAAAAGCGTTTCGCGACAGATGAACGCTAATTCGAATTGGAGTGAGGGCGGGCTGATAACCGTGTAGGAAATTTCACAAGATGCGGCAGCCGCAATCGACCGCCGCGCAGGTCTGTCAGATACGGAAGCGTCCGACCAGGGTTTGCAAGTAGATGCCCAGGCGGGCCAGCTCGGCACTGGACGCCGCCGTTTCTTCGCTGGCCGAAGAGGTTTGTTCGGAAACATCGCGCACATTCAACACGCTGCGGTTGATCTCCTCGGCGACGGCGCTTTGCTGTTCGGCGGCCGTGGCGATCTGCGAGTTCATCGCCTGGATGGTCGACACGGTGCGGGTGATGCTTTCCAGCGCGCTGCCGGCCCGGCGGGTCAGTTCGACACTGCTGTCGGTCAGGCCGCGACTGTTGTCCATGATGGTCGCCACCTGCTGGGTACCGTTTTGCAGGCCGACGATCAGTTCCTCGATCTCTTCGGTGGACTTCTGTGTGCGCTGGGCCAGGCTGCGCACTTCGTCGGCCACCACGGCGAAGCCACGTCCGGCTTCACCGGCACGCGCCGCTTCAATGGCCGCGTTGAGCGCCAGCAGGTTGGTTTGCTGGGCCACGGACTTGATGACGTCGAGCACGCTGCCGATCTTGTCGCTTTCGCGCTTCAGATCACCCATGGCGATCGTCGAGTTGCCGACTTCAGTGGCCAGGCGCTCGATCTGGGCGATGGCTTCGCCGACCACCTTGTCGCCTTCACGGGCCTGCAGGTCGGCGGCCACGGCGGCTTCCGACGCTTCTTCGGCATTGCGCGCCACTTCCTGCACAGTGGCGGCCATTTCGTTCATGGCCGTGGCCACCTGGTCGGTCTCGATCTTCTGACTGTTGACCCCGGCGCTGGTCTGTTCGGTGACTGCCGACAGCTGCTCGGCGGCGCTGGCGATCTGGGTGACGCCGTCGCTGATACCGCCAATCAACGTGCGCAGGCCCACGGTCATGCTTTGCATGGCGCGTTGCAGTTGGCCCAGTTCATCCTGGCGGGCGGACTCCAGATTGTGGCTCAGGTCGCCCGAGGCCACGCGTTCGGCGACCTGGAGGGTTTGATTGAGCGGAATGATGATCTGGCGAGTGATGGCCCAGGCGGCGAAGAGGCCAAACAGCAGTGCCAGCAGGGTAGCCAGCAGCAACAGCTGTTTGGCTTGGGCGGCGTCGCTGTCGCGGACCACGGTTTGCGAGGCGGTGAGCTTGTTGCTGCGGTCCAGCAAGATGTCGCCCTGGGCGCTCATGATTTTCAGCGCGGCGGCGCTGGCCACCTGTGAGTCGCGGTACTGGCTGACAGCGGCGCGGTAGGCTTGCAGTGAAACGCCGGCCTGTTGCAGGTTGGTCGAAAATTGATCAGGTAGCTGGCCGTTGAGCGCGGCGACTTTCTTCAGGGCGTTATCGATGGCATCCAGCGCGGGCTGCTCGGCCTCGACTTTGCCGCTGTAGGTGTAACCGCGCACCTGGAACCGCGCCTGCTGGATCAGCTTGCTCAGGTCGACGATGCTGTTGAATTGGCTGACGCTGTCGCCCTGTAGCAGGCTCGTTTCCACTTCACGGACTTTGAGCACCGCGTTGTCAGCGGTATCGCCAAGCTTGCTGCGCGCATTTTCGCGATTGGCGCCCGCCTGGACCATGGTGTCGAAGGCGCGCTTGTACTGATCCACGGCGGCGAGCTGGTCATCGATCAACGCGATATCGGCGGGCTGTTCAATCAGCGTCCGCGCGGTTTTCAGGCCGCTTTCCAGTTGGTCCAGAAAACCATTGACCGCCGCCGGGCCCTGTTCGCCACGGCGCATTTCAAAGTCCAGGCGCGCGATGCGCAGGTCCTTGCTCAAGTCGTTGAGGCTGGCGATGTAGCCCAGTTTGTCGCCACGGCTGATCACACCTGAAAGCCCGGCCCAGCCGGTGAGTGTGATAATTAATGTAAGCAGCAACACCAGGCCGAAGCCGACGCCCAGCTTGGTTTTGACGCTGACATTCCCCAGCTTTTCGGCTAACCAACGATACATGCTGCGAACTCCCCTGGAGCAAGGCTTGGACTTATTCCGGGGTTATCGGCATGTGTATGAAATTCTGAAGCGACGCAGTACCCCTGTGGGAGGGGGCTTGCCCCCGATAGCGGTGTATCAGCCACTAAATGTGGTGACTGATACTCTGCCATCGGGGGCAAGCCCCCCTCCCACACTGGATCATTGTCAGAACAAGCGGGCAAGCAGGGCGGTGACGGCGGTTTCAACCCGCAGGATGCGCGCGCCCAGTTGCACCGGCTGCAGGCCGGCCTTGCTCAGCAATTCGACTTCATAGGGGATCCAGCCACCTTCCGGCCCGATGGCCAGGGTCACCGCTTCATCCAGGCCACGGGGGCAAGGTGGGTAATCGCCGGGGTGGCCGATCAGGCCCAGGGTGCCCGCGGCCATGGCCGGCAAGCGATCCTCAACGAACGGCTTGAAGCGCTTCTCGATAATGATCTCGGGCAATACCGTGTCCCGCGCCTGTTCCAGGCCAAGGATGAATTGCTCGCGAATCGCTTCAGGCTCCAGGAACGGGGTCTGCCAGAAGCTTTTTTCTACGCGGTAGCTGTTGACCAGCACCACCTTCGGCACGCCCATGGCCGCCACCGTTTGCAGGACCCGACGCAGCATCTTCGGGCGCGGCAGGGCCAGCAGCAGGGTCAGCGGCAGTTTGCTCGGCGGCGTCTGGTCGAAGCTGACGTGCAGCTCCGCTTCCCCAGTTTCCAGGCGCAGCAGTTGAGCATTACCCATCAGCCCGCCAATGCGGCCCACGCGCAGGTTGTCGCCCACTACGGCGCGGTGGACCTCCTGCATATGCACCAGGCGCCGATCACGCAGCACCACCCGGTCGGCCGCGATAAAATCGGCCTCTTCCAGCAGCAGCAGGTTCACGGCTGGGTCGCTGGCGGCTGGTCGTCGTCGGCGGTCTGGTCATCCGGGTGTTCGCCACGCTTGCTGATCAAGCCGCTGAACAGGATGCCGATCTCGAACAGCATCCACATCGGCACGGCCAGCAGGGTCTGGGAGAAGATGTCCGGCGGGGTAAGGATCATGCCGACCACGAAGCAGCCGATGATCACGTACGGTCGGATCTTCTTCAGGTAAGCCACATTGACCACGCCGATCCACACCAGCAACACCACCGCCACCGGAATTTCGAAGGCCACGCCAAAGGCGAAGAACAGCGTCATCACGAAGTCGAGGTAGCTGGTGATGTCGGTCATCATTTCCACGCCGGCCGGGGTGGCGGCGGCGAAGAACTTGAAGATCAGCGGAAACACCAGGAAGTAGGCGAAGGCCATGCCGGTATAGAACAGCAGGATGCTCGACACCAGCAACGGCACGGCGATGCGCTTCTCATGCTTGTACAACCCCGGCGCGATGAAGCCCCAGATCTGATGCAGGATCACCGGGATCGCCAGGAACAGCGAGACCATCATGGTCAGCTTCAACGGCGTCAGGAACGGCGACGACACGTCGGTGGCGATCATCGTCGCGCCGGCCGGCAGATACTGGCGCAGCGGCGTGGAGACGAAGGTATAGATCTGCTGGGTGAAGGCAAACAGCCCGGCAAAGATGATGAAGATGGCCGCTACGCAACGCAGCAGGCGGGTACGCAGCTCGGTGAGGTGCGAGACCAGCGGCATGTGCTGGTCGTTTTCCGGTTTATCAGCGCTCATGGGGCTCGCGGCGGCAATGTAGGGTCATGGGGTGCGGGCGACGCAACGGGCGTCGGCGCAGGCTCGGTCGGCGCGGTCGGTGCCGGGGGGGCGGCTTGCGCCGCAGGCGCGATACTGTTGTGGGCCGCTGGTTCCACCGGCTTGGCGGGCTCCTGCACCGGCGACAGAATCTTGCGCGCCTCCTGCTCCAGCGACAGGATGTGTTCGTTATGCAGTTGCCGACGGATCTCGTCGGCACCGATTTCCCGTTCAACTTCCTGTTTGATCGCGTTGAAACTGCGCTTCAGGCGCCCGATCCACAGGCCGGCCGTGCGTGCTGCACCGGGCAGGCGTTCGGGCCCCAATACCAGCAGGGCCACGAGGCCGACGAGCAGCAGTTCAGAGAAGCTGATACCAAACATTAGTCAGTGCTCACGAGTCTTTGCGGGTCGGCTCTTCGACTTTTTCAGCCTGCACGTCGAAGGTGCGACGCTCGGTGATCGGCTGGGCGGCCTGCGGATGCACCGGCTGGGCCGGTGGAACCGGGTTTGCACTGGGTTCGGCCGGCTTTTCATCGTCGTTCATGGCTTTACGAAAACCCTTGATCGACTCGCCGACATCGGTACCCAGGTTCTTGAGTTTCTTGGTGCCGAACACCAGTACCACGACCACCAGAATGACGATCCAGTGTTTCCAGTCAAAAATACCCATGCTGCAAATCCTCGATAAAAGTTATTCAGGTGGACGGGCGTGCAGCCTTCTCGGCGTGCCCCGACAGGCCGAAGCGCCGGTCCAGTTCATCCAGCACGGCCTGTGGATGCTGCCCCAGTTGGGCGAGCATGACCAGGCTATGGAACCACAGGTCGGCGGTCTCGTAGATGACATCGCTGCAATCGCCGCTGATCTGCGCATCCTTGGCGGCAATGATCGTCTCGACGGATTCTTCGCCGAGTTTTTCCAGAATCTTGTTCAAGCCCTTGTGATACAGGCTGGCGACGTAGGAGCTGTCGGCATCCGCGCCCTTGCGCTCTTCCAGCACCTGGGCCACGCGGTTGAGGGTATCGCTCATGATCAGTGTCCTGCCGAATAAATGGCGTGCGGGTCTTTGAGCACCGGTTCCACCACCTTCCACTCGCCGTTCTCGAACACACGATAGAAGCAGCTGTGACGGCCGGTATGGCAGGCGATGCCGCCGATCTGTTCGACCTTGAGGATCACCACGTCGCCATCGCAGTCCAGGCGCAGCTCATGCAGCGTTTGCACATGCCCGGACTCCTCGCCCTTGCGCCACAGTTTGCCACGCGAACGTGACCAGTAGATGGCGCGCTGCTCGGCGGCGGTGAGGCTCAGGGCCTCGCGGTTCATCCAGGCCATCATCAGCACGCGCCCGGTCTTGTAGTCCTGGGCAATGGCCGGCACCAGGCCGTCACTGTCCCACTTGATCTCGTCCAGCCAGTCTTTCATGTTCGGCTCCGGCAATTTGCGACAGTGTATAACCGGATGGGTTATCGACGCACGATCAGATAAACGCCCACGGCGACCATGATCGCGGCCGGCCAGTAGCTCAGTTGATTCAACGGTCCGCCAATCGCCAGCATGACTCCACCCACCAGATGTGCGGCGCCGAGCAGGCGCAGGAACCAGTCGTCCCTGCGCTTGCGCCATGGCGGCTCCGGGTCCCTGGCGTGAGGCTGGGACATGCGTTCGAGCAGGTCACGGGTCATATTGGCCAGGTGCGGCAACTGTTCCATCTGGCTGTGCAGGTTGCCCAGCATGGTTTTCGGGCTCATTCGCTCACGCATCCAGCGCTCCAGGAACGGCTGCGCGGTGTTCCAGAGATCGAGGTCCGGATACAGCTGGCGACCCAGGCCTTCAATGTTGAGCAGGGTTTTTTGCAGCAGCACCAACTGCGGCTGCACTTCCATATTGAAGCGCCGCGCCGTCTGGAACAGACGCATCAGCACCTGACCGAAGGAAATATCCTTTAACGGTTTTTCAAAGATCGGCTCGCACACGGTGCGGATTGCCGCTTCGAATTCATTCAGCTTGGTTTCCGCCGGCACCCAGCCCGAGTCGATGTGCAGTTGCGCCACGCGGCGGTAGTCACGCTTGAAAAAGGCGAACAGGTTACGCGCCAGGTAGTCCTGGTCTTCGGGTGTGAGGCTGCCGACGATGCCGCAGTCGATTGCGATGTACTGCGGACTCCACGGATTCACGGTGCTGACGAAGATGTTGCCCGGGTGCATGTCGGCGTGGAAGAAACTGTCGCGGAACACCTGGGTGAAGAAAATTTCCACGCCGCGCTCGGCGAGCATTTTCATGTCGGTGCGCTGGTCGGCCAGTGTGGCGAGGTCGGTGACTTGCACGCCGTAGATGCGCTCCATCACCAGCACTTTGGGGCGGCACCAGTCCCAATACACTTGCGGCACGTACAGCAGCTGCGAGCCTTCGAAATTGCGGCGCAGCTGGCTGGCGTTGGCCGCTTCGCGCAGCAGGTCGAGTTCGTCGTAGATGGTTTTTTCGTAGTCGGCCACCACATCCACCGGATGCAGCAGGCGCGCATCGGCGGAGAACCGCTCGGCAGCGCGGGCCAGGATGAACAGCCACGCCAGGTCCTGGCCGATGATCGGCTTGAGGCCCGGGCGGATGACTTTCACCACCACTTCTTCGCCGCTCTTGAGCTGCGCGGCATGCACCTGTGCGACTGAGGCCGAAGCCAGCGGCTCGACATCGAAGCGGCTGAACACCTCGCTGATTTTCCTGCCCAACTGCTCTTCGATGAGTTTCATCGACAACTGCGAATCGAACGGCGGCACGCGGTCCTGCAGCAGCATCAGCTCATCGGCGATGTCTTCGGGCAACAAGTCGCGGCGCGTCGACAAGATCTGCCCGAACTTGATAAAGATCGGCCCCAGGTCCTGCAACGCCAGGCGCACGCGAGCACCTCGGCTCAGCTCCAGTTTTCTGCGCGGCAACCAGCGCCACGGCAGCACATAACGCACTGCCAGCAGGAACCAGGGCAGGGGCAGGGCAAACAGCAGGTCATCGAGGCGGTAGCGGATTACGACGCGCTGGATACGAAACAAACGGCGGACGGCGAGCAGCTTCATGCGTTATCGCTTGGATCAAGGGAACGGCTCAGGCGCTCGAAGCGGGCCTCGAGGCGTTCCAGGTCGATTTTGGCCTTGTCGAGCTCACGAAAGCGCGCTTGCGCTTCTCGTTGCCCGACCAGGGTGCGCGATTCTTCGCTCAGGTATTCGGCGAGGTTCTGGTTGAGGCTGGCGAACCCTTGCTGGTACCAGCGCGAACGGCTGCGCAGGTGCCCACTGAGCAGCTGGGTGGCGACGGGGCCGATCCAGCGCGAGAGTTCGAATTCCCAGTCCAGGTCCAGGTCCTGCAACACGGCGGCCAGGTCCATCAGCACCGCGCTGTCGCCTTCCAGCGCCACTTCGGGGCTGTGCAGGATAGCGGTCTTGTTGCGGCTCAACGCCAGGTGCAACAGGCTGGAGGCCGGCGCACGCAAGGTGCAGTCGGCCTCGGCGGCCCATTGCGTGGCGAGCAGCAGGCCTTCATCGCTGGGCAGGATAAACAGCTGCAAGGCGGGGCTGCGGCAATCGACGGC
This genomic stretch from Pseudomonas orientalis harbors:
- a CDS encoding transporter substrate-binding domain-containing protein, whose amino-acid sequence is MKKYLSMLMLGVTALVAATAAQAGAIDDAVKRGTLKVGMDPTYMPFEMTDKRGEIIGFEVDILKAMAKSMGVKLELVSTGYDGIIPAFLTGKFDMIGSGMTLTQERNLRLNFSEPFIVVGQTLLIRKELEGTIKSYKDLNDEKYRLTSKLGTTGEMVAKKLIAKAKYHGYDNEQEGVLDVVNGKADAFVYDAPYNVVAEKKVGNGKLVFLDEPFTFEPLAFGLKKGDYDSVNFINNFLHQIKNDGTYDRIHDKWFKSSEWLKDME
- a CDS encoding amino acid ABC transporter permease codes for the protein MKQKKAQWPWHLLTVVVLVGLAGALYYATSLMSYEWRWNRVPQYFAYQAEEAQRAADVSTVIELVRQGDVAEVTLRNDAGAEQKVTVADNSLQVARGDDVAEGDVIGVNRHWALGPLMWGLWTTLWLSVVSGILGLAIGLATGLCRLSRNPTLRDLSTIYVELVRGTPLLVQIFIFYFFIGTVLNLSREFAGIAALSLFTGAYVAEIVRAGVQSITRGQNEAARSLGLSASQSMRHVVLPQAFKRVLPPLAGQFISLVKDTSLVSVIAITELLKSGREVITTSFSPFEILFCVAGLYLLINLPLSKMASRLERRLAQSD
- a CDS encoding amino acid ABC transporter ATP-binding protein, producing the protein MIEVRDLVKVFDTRGHVVRAVDHVTTQVAKGEVLVVIGPSGSGKSTFLRCLNGLEEFDSGSVSIDGLQLADPKTDVNAYRREVGMVFQHFNLFPHMTVLENLCLAQKVVRKRGKREREAKALALLEKVGIAQKANEFPSRLSGGQQQRVAIARALAMEPKVMLFDEPTSALDPEMVGEVLDVMKTLALEGMTMVCVTHEMGFAREVADRVLFFDHGKLLEDAAPAEFFEAPKDPRAQAFLRQVL
- a CDS encoding methyl-accepting chemotaxis protein, whose product is MLSRLTRMLVNASVRLKLALGFGQVLMLSFIIAATGWQALNAVLYRSDSLTSLGQLAVYAEAMRADRIVYRTLADKASLGQMAQKIEKIDQHLAELSHRLIDPVDVQRNEEAVRLVADFKTALAQLPALIEQRENIRPALKTSALQASDTLAEFASDLPDQNDEKALDTIEQLRQAMEQAEDRAQNPAWAAESLQAYAEAASQTLDALDIAQAAVTTLPVDSALLKADLANYRAQLVKLKEAQLNVETVQNRFEQQLNALREKSNLLSQSQNTKRNEEANQTRTLMIGVTLAALVLGALAAWWIARQIASPLREILIAANRVAQGDLSHDTQVERRDELGQLQHSIGQMTRSLRSLISSIGDSARQIAGAATQLSTVTEQTRNGLNDQKDETDQVATAMNEMLATAQEVARHAERASVAANEADQQAGAGEQVVTQAVEQIGNLASEMALSGRAMLTLQQESQKIASVLDVIKSLSQQTNLLALNAAIEAARAGSAGQGFAVVADEVRSLAQRTQESAEEIEGLILGLHNGTQQVADIMDSSRSLTDNSVALTRDAGEALAAIARTVSVIQEMNPQIAAAAEQQSAVAEEINRSVLKVRDVSEQTAAASEETAAASVQLTRLSVDLQTLVAKFKL
- a CDS encoding methyl-accepting chemotaxis protein yields the protein MQSMTVGLRTLIGGISDGVTQIASAAEQLSAVTEQTSAGVNSQKIETDQVATAMNEMAATVQEVARNAEEASEAAVAADLQAREGDKVVGEAIAQIERLATEVGNSTIAMGDLKRESDKIGSVLDVIKSVAQQTNLLALNAAIEAARAGEAGRGFAVVADEVRSLAQRTQKSTEEIEELIVGLQNGTQQVATIMDNSRGLTDSSVELTRRAGSALESITRTVSTIQAMNSQIATAAEQQSAVAEEINRSVLNVRDVSEQTSSASEETAASSAELARLGIYLQTLVGRFRI
- a CDS encoding 16S rRNA (uracil(1498)-N(3))-methyltransferase gives rise to the protein MNLLLLEEADFIAADRVVLRDRRLVHMQEVHRAVVGDNLRVGRIGGLMGNAQLLRLETGEAELHVSFDQTPPSKLPLTLLLALPRPKMLRRVLQTVAAMGVPKVVLVNSYRVEKSFWQTPFLEPEAIREQFILGLEQARDTVLPEIIIEKRFKPFVEDRLPAMAAGTLGLIGHPGDYPPCPRGLDEAVTLAIGPEGGWIPYEVELLSKAGLQPVQLGARILRVETAVTALLARLF
- the tatC gene encoding twin-arginine translocase subunit TatC, encoding MSADKPENDQHMPLVSHLTELRTRLLRCVAAIFIIFAGLFAFTQQIYTFVSTPLRQYLPAGATMIATDVSSPFLTPLKLTMMVSLFLAIPVILHQIWGFIAPGLYKHEKRIAVPLLVSSILLFYTGMAFAYFLVFPLIFKFFAAATPAGVEMMTDITSYLDFVMTLFFAFGVAFEIPVAVVLLVWIGVVNVAYLKKIRPYVIIGCFVVGMILTPPDIFSQTLLAVPMWMLFEIGILFSGLISKRGEHPDDQTADDDQPPATQP
- the tatB gene encoding Sec-independent protein translocase protein TatB translates to MFGISFSELLLVGLVALLVLGPERLPGAARTAGLWIGRLKRSFNAIKQEVEREIGADEIRRQLHNEHILSLEQEARKILSPVQEPAKPVEPAAHNSIAPAAQAAPPAPTAPTEPAPTPVASPAPHDPTLPPRAP
- a CDS encoding twin-arginine translocase TatA/TatE family subunit gives rise to the protein MGIFDWKHWIVILVVVVLVFGTKKLKNLGTDVGESIKGFRKAMNDDEKPAEPSANPVPPAQPVHPQAAQPITERRTFDVQAEKVEEPTRKDS
- a CDS encoding phosphoribosyl-ATP diphosphatase, giving the protein MSDTLNRVAQVLEERKGADADSSYVASLYHKGLNKILEKLGEESVETIIAAKDAQISGDCSDVIYETADLWFHSLVMLAQLGQHPQAVLDELDRRFGLSGHAEKAARPST
- the hisI gene encoding phosphoribosyl-AMP cyclohydrolase produces the protein MKDWLDEIKWDSDGLVPAIAQDYKTGRVLMMAWMNREALSLTAAEQRAIYWSRSRGKLWRKGEESGHVQTLHELRLDCDGDVVILKVEQIGGIACHTGRHSCFYRVFENGEWKVVEPVLKDPHAIYSAGH